Proteins from one Ipomoea triloba cultivar NCNSP0323 chromosome 1, ASM357664v1 genomic window:
- the LOC116028642 gene encoding mitochondrial proton/calcium exchanger protein-like, with protein MACRALLRRRKFISDYLEASAWSIQNFHKFSSNQSTRYSGGFTSVGNHISQCSDCVEDHGEVSSFSTSGLLWHRSGGITLHGHGNVGITMPARLGLISPMGHTLLPYTLRYSSTATAKQPDSGSDDENNDLVAKKKEASPEECDQAVEGLSSAKAKAKAIQFQESNKVAKSVLQRVWATLLGIGPALQAVASMSREDWAKKLTHWKKEFISTLQHYWLGSKLLWADVRISSRLLLKLANGKSLSRRERQQLTRTTADIFRLVPFAVFIIVPFMEFLLPVFLKLFPNMLPSTFQDKMKEQEALKRRLNARIGYAKFLQDTVREMAKEVQNSRSGEVKQTAEDLDEFLSRARRGAPISNEEILAFAKLFNDELTLDNISRPRLVSMCKYMGISPFGTDAYLRFMLRKRLQRIKNDDKLIQAEGVESLSEAELREECRERGMLGLRSVEDMRQQLRDWLDLSLNHSIPSSLLILSRAFIVSGRSKIEEAVGATLSSLPDEVVDTVGITSLPSEDSVSERRRKLEYLAMQDELIREEEKKEKEKEKEQQAKKKEPLGNEDVALKEMIIPTAREAQEQARARALDKQEHLCEISQALAVLASASSVSREREEFLRLVNKEIELYNSMVDKEGTDREVDAMKAYKAAHGENDQMSEVTAHDVVSSALVDKVDAMLQNLEKEIDDVDAKIGDRWQILDRDYDGKVTPEEVAAAAKYLKKTLGKEGVQELITNLSKDKDGKILVEDIVKLGSRVEDMRSDGM; from the exons ATGGCCTGTCGAGCTCTTTTAAGGAGaaggaaatttatttctgaCTATTTGGAGGCCTCTGCTTGgtcaattcaaaattttcacaAGTTCAGTTCTAATCAGTCTACTCGTTATTCTGGAGGTTTCACCTCTGTTGGAAACCATATTTCTCAATGTTCAGATTGTGTAGAAGATCATGGAGAAGTTTCAAGCTTTTCAACATCAGGACTTTTATGGCATAGATCTGGTGGAATCACATTACATGGCCATGGAAATGTTGGAATCACAATGCCTGCAAGATTGGGTCTCATCTCACCAATGGGACACACGTTGCTGCCTTACACTCTACGTTATTCTTCGACAGCAACTGCTAAACAACCTGATAGTGGAAGTgatgatgaaaataatgatCTGGTTGCCAAAAAGAAAGAAGCTTCTCCAGAGGAATGCGATCAAGCTGTTGAAGGGCTAAGTTCTGctaaagcaaaagcaaaagcaatACAGTTCCAAGAGTCTAACAAGGTTGCTAAATCTGTTTTACAAAGAGTATGGGCTACACTTTTGGGTATTGGTCCCGCTTTACAAGCTGTAGCTTCCATGAGCAG GGAAGATTGGGCCAAAAAGCTCACTCATTGGAAAAAGGAGTTTATATCCACACTGCAGCATTATTGGTTGGGTTCTAAGCTTTTATGGGCTGATGTGAGGATCAGTTCAAGATTATTGCTAAAACTTGCCAATGGGAAGAGTCTGTCACGCAGGGAGAGGCAACAACTCACACGGACTACAGCTGATATTTTCAGGCTGGTTCCTTTTGCTGTTTTCATCATTGTACCATTCATGGAATTCCTGCTGCCAGTATTCTTGAAGTTATTTCCGAACATGTTACCATCAACGTTTCAAGACAAGATGAAAGAACAG GAAGCATTGAAAAGGAGGTTAAATGCGAGGATAGGATATGCGAAGTTTCTTCAGGACACTGTCAGAGAAATGGCAAAAGAAGTCCAAAATTCAAGGAGTGGGGAAGTAAAGCAAACAGCAGAAGATCTTGATGAGTTCCTGAGCAGG GCTAGAAGAGGTGCTCCCATTTCAAATGAGGAAATTTTGGCTTTCGCTAAATTGTTCAATGATGAATTGACGCTGGATAATATTAGCAG GCCTCGATTAGTAAGTATGTGCAAGTACATGGGAATCAGTCCTTTTGGAACAGATGCTTATTTGCGCTTTATGCTTCGAAAAAGATTACAAAG GATTAAGAATGATGATAAGTTGATTCAAGCTGAGGGTGTGGAGTCTCTATCAGAGGCTGAACTTCGTGAGGAATGTAGAGAGCGTGGCATGCTTGGGTTGCGTTCAGTGGAAGACATGCGCCAACAG CTTCGTGATTGGTTGGATTTGTCACTTAATCACTCAATACCATCTTCACTGTTGATCCTTTCCAG GGCTTTCATTGTGTCTGGAAGGTCCAAGATTGAAGAGGCTGTAGGAGCGACATTGTCTTCACTTCCAGATGAGGTTGTGGACACTGTGGGTATCACATCCTTGCCATCTGAAGATTCTGTTTCAGAAAGGAGGAGGAAATTGGAGTACCTTGCTATGCAGGATGAGCTGATCAGG GAggaggaaaagaaagagaaagagaaagagaaagaacaGCAAGCCAAGAAGAAAGAACCTCTTGGCAATGAAGATGTAGCTTTGAAAGAGATGATTATCCCAACAGCTAGAGAAGCACAAGAACAAGCAAGAGCAAGAGCACTTGACAAACAAGAGCATCTATGCGAAATTAGCCAAGCCTTGGCTGTTCTGGCTTCTGCTTCT TCTGTGAGCAGGGAGCGGGAAGAGTTTCTAAGGCTTGTTAACAAGGAG ATAGAACTTTACAATAGCATGGTAGATAAAGAAGGTACAGATCGTGAAGTAGATGCCATGAAAGCATATAAAGCTGCTCATGGAGAAAATGATCAAATGTCTGAAGTTACTGCACATGATGTGGTGTCTTCTGCACTCGTAGATAAG GTCGATGCGATGCTTCAGAACCTTGAGAAGGAAATTGATGATGTGGATGCCAAAATTGGTGACCGTTGGCAAATCCTTGACAG GGACTATGATGGAAAAGTGACTCCTGAGGAGGTGGCAGCTGCAGCCAAGTACTTGAAGAAAACTTTGGGCAAGGAAGGGGTTCAAGAACTGATTACCAACCTCTCCAAAGATAAAG ATGGGAAAATTCTTGTGGAAGACATAGTAAAATTGGGCAGTCGTGTAGAAGATATGAggtcagatggcatgtag